A single window of Plasmodium reichenowi strain SY57 chromosome 12, whole genome shotgun sequence DNA harbors:
- a CDS encoding protein-S-isoprenylcysteine O-methyltransferase, putative, producing MNVKKYMICSFLLYILVLYYEILIFLINKNVYEILEKKNVYKLCNNYIHGFLKYGFVLFYIIVSFLPQRNVYEKRSKLNYIFAKLLLLYFIFFFIHFVINLFNNFPLNLFYLIIISFHLSEFFLSFLHNKENPNYYNFLVNPNSVYVYFFILTLFEYYLKIFFFVFLNVYQKYINNQKILHKVLLINYFFLRNYIQNDKICTYTYTNQILIGTSIKVQKNILPNLNTIQNVYEYDKNSNIIYNSFSSQKYLSKKSPYLLSRPYNQYKQKEKQKYKTLEYINTWTYTQIKQQTNNNQYRNVNKTKDNLIINYDNLNNEGQCIFNYTIFTNILEKYTGKKFYKNFDLNNSFPYEIISKHKHVFHTYDLQENYEEKYNHYRFLVLVSLFFCITGMFLRIMGIINCSKSFSFYVLSSYSLEKKYMKGKHNLIKKGIYKYMRHPCYTGWFYYSIFLQLLLSNLFCFTLSFLLSWVYFYRTIKREEKYLLKCYNYEYQTYIEQTRSTYIPFMTRI from the exons ATGAATGTGAAAAAATACATGATATGTTCGTTcttgttatatatattagtaTTGTACtatgaaatattaatatttttaattaacAAGAATGTTTATGAAATATTAGAGAAGAAGAATGTTTATAAATTGTGcaataattatatacacggatttttgaaatatggttttgttttattttatatcatcGTGTCGTTTTTACCACAAAGAAATGTTTATGAGAAACGTAGCAAattgaattatatatttgctaaattattattgttatattttatattcttttttatacattttgttattaacttgtttaataatttcccacttaatttgttttatctaattattatatcttttcatttatctgaattttttttatcttttttacataataaGGAGAACCctaattattataatttcttGGTGAACCCTAATTCtgtatatgtatacttttttatattaacattGTTTGAATATTATCTAAagattttcttttttgttttcttaAACGTgtatcaaaaatatataaataatcaaaaaatACTTCACAAggttttattaattaattatttcttcttACGAAATTATATACAGAATGATAAGATATGTACATACACATATACGAATCAAATATTAATAGGTACTTCTATAAAGgttcaaaaaaatatattaccaaatttaaatacaattcaaaatgtttatgaatatgataaaaatagtaatataatttacaaCAGCTTTTCTTCACAAAAGTACTTATCAAAAAAATCAccatatttattatctcGACCATATAATCAATacaaacaaaaagaaaaacagAAATATAAGACTCTcgaatatattaatacatgGACTTATACACAAATAAAACaacaaacaaataataatcaatatagaaatgttaataaaacaaaagataatcttattataaattatgacaatttaaataatgaaggtcaatgtatttttaattatactatttttacaaatattCTTGAAAAATATACTGGAAAGAAATTctataaaaattttgattTAAACAATTCTTTTCCATATGAAATTATTTCAAAACATAAACATGTCTTTCATACATATGATTTACAAGAAaattatgaagaaaaatataatcattataGATTCTTAGTTTTGGTATCCTTATTCTTTTGTATAACTGGGATGTTTCTAAGAATAATGGGTATAATCAACTGTTCAAAAAGTTTCTCATTTTATGTCCTCAGTTCCTATTctttagaaaaaaaatatatgaaagGAAAACATAATTTGATAAAAAAgggaatatataaatacatgAGGCATCCATGTTACACTGGGTGGTTTTATTATAGCATAT TTTTGCAGTTACTGCTGTCCAACTTATTTTGCTTCACACTgtcctttttattatcatgggtctatttttatagaacaataaaaagagaagaaaaatatctattaaaatgttataattaCGAATATCAGACATATATAGAACAAACTCGTTCTACATA tATACCCTTTATGACCAGGATTTAA
- a CDS encoding hypothetical protein (conserved Plasmodium protein, unknown function), which translates to MASRKFSIFLICDKEGFKWIPFLIKEWKIKYMYCNDDELKNGLVSTFGLVDTITNTNNNAIKYIEGISNESIDLLFLALSTSTFHEFILEYVISQKKFFYIFSSNIPTWNIKKFEKYKSLINNFNPYTNIIYDVKEEFKNLNKQFYWNIYNPILNERVFHNLKTGLNELGHIYGAQLECTFIPFTYQNEEVSNILFLRTILIMSLMEFLFDKPKSVLAKSYSVNNEAASVQCVVANLLFESLNCNITISVNTFNKIFNLKVYGDNGFIEVTYSTEHNCFQMQRCLNHYEYPNLFVEDSHQNALNELKYFIEEQVYTNKYINMHISAIYTSICLWKSNGTNIMLDNENNNNNDDNIDMIHMNKEHSCIAALKV; encoded by the exons atGGCTTCAAGAAAATTTTCTATATTCCTAATTTGTGATAAAGAGGGATTTAAATGGATTCCCTTTTTGATAAAGGaatggaaaataaaatatatgtattgtAACGATgatgaattaaaaaatggtTTAGTATCAACTTTTGGATTAGTTGATACCATAACAAATACAAATAACAACgcaataaaatatatagagGGAATAAGCAACGAAAGtattgatttattatttttagCATTATCTACAAGTACATTTCATGAGTTTATTTTAGAATATGTGATAAGTCAAAAAAagtttttttatatatttagttCCAATATTCCAACATGGAATATTAAGAAgtttgaaaaatataaatctttgattaataattttaatccatatacaaatattatatatgatgtaaaagaagaatttaaaaatttgaataaacaattttattggaatatatataatcctatattaaatgaacGCGTTTTTCATAACCTAAAAACAGGCCTTAATGAATTAGGTCATATTTATGGAGCACAACTTGAATGTACTTTTATTCCTTTTACTTATCAAAATGAAGAAGTATccaatattttatttctaagaacaatattaataatgtCATTGATGGAATTCTTATTTGATAAACCAAAAAGTGTATTAGCAAAGAGTTATAGTGTAAATAATGAAGCTGCCTCAGTACAATGTGTTGTAGCCAATCTCCTTTTCGAATCACTAAATTGTAATATTACCATATCTGTAAATACGTtcaataaaatattcaacTTGAAGGTATATGGAGATAATGGTTTCATCGAGGTAACATACAGCACGGAGCACAACT GTTTTCAAATGCAACGTTGTTTAAATCACTACGAATATCCAAACTTATTCGTCGAGGATTCGCACCAAAACGCTCTAAAC GAattgaaatattttatagaAGAACAGGTATACACaaacaaatatatcaaCATGCACATTAGTGCTATATACACCTCCATATGTCTGTGGAAAAGTAATGGTACCAACATTATGTTAGACAATgaaaacaataataataatgatgataatatagATATGATTCATATGAACAAGGAGCATAGTTGTATAGCTGCTCTGAAGGTATGA